Genomic segment of Zootoca vivipara chromosome 4, rZooViv1.1, whole genome shotgun sequence:
aattttggcatcacacagggcactgctgaaatttgagaccccaaggtctgccaatGCTGGCATAAAATTACACATCCAATCTTCATTCAGGTGTGGAGCTGCTGCTGAAATGGTCTAAGCCTGGCTGCTGAAATGGTCTAAGAGTTTGAGTTATGCCACTCTTTTGGCCatcttacaggtgaaactcggaaaattagaatatcattgaaaagtgcatttctttcagtaatgcaacctattattttttatttttaaaaatgctttcttttggaaattccacagtaataaaatgaatagttacaataatacaaaaataaacaccgctattacatttcattaattgcattccatttataactgtcccgcctaacgacaaagaattacaattacaacaaataaaggcttgacatatcttgctttgcaggtcatgtatctatctcatatattggtttcaccttttaagttgtattactgaaataaatgcacttttcgatgatattctattttttcgagtttcacctgtagattatATCATGTTGCCGGGTAACATGAAACTGAATTGGCTTAGGATCTAGCCTAAGTCTCCCTTCTTTGATCCTACCCTCAGCATGCTCGCAGCATGCCCCCTTTTCAAGCCTTACACCAGCTTAAAATCCAAAAGGCTTGACTCAGCCAGCTGGGTCCCGACACAGCTGGAATGGGGGAGATATGCCAGCATATCTGCTGCTAAAATGAGGATGAGGGAGCTAAACTAGTATAGACTGGCAGTACCAGGAGCCTTCCAGCTTAGCtagagatctgctggatcctaacctGCTCATACCGGTGGATCATGCTATAGGATTGCTCTCCAACATAGGAGAATAAACTATCCACACACATTAACTTGATCCCTCTGAGATTTCATTACGAAACAAAAATTTCCTGCTTTACAAATGCAGTCAATATTTATTTGCTGTTTATATTTAAGTCACACTTCAGTTATATTCAATAAAATGTGTTTCTCCATCCATAATCATTTTTACAGCTTCTTTAGAAGTTTTACTAAACATCGTCTCAATTTTTACTGAAAATcattgacaatgatggggaaaacAATTTATTTTAGACATCACTATAATTTAACATGGAAAATATTCATCATATTGTGCTTTACATCCATGAAAAGTCAGTCCTGCAAACTATCTTCTACACTATTAAAAACAATAGGACATCCACAATACAAtcatgtagtagtagtagaatcCATACATACTATTGCACATAAACAAGGGAAGAGTCCCAAAGGAAGAAGGACCAGTAATTTATTCATTAGCTTAGCCTTTTGCCAACATCATGGCAAGCAACAGAGAATCCCAATTTTTCTTCCCAGTACTTGAATGagagaagaagattggaaatggAGGGAGAATTAAGAAACCAGGCTGTGAAGGGAAGAAAAAAGTGCAAGCTTATGGGAAGCATTTTCTTAACAGACAGTTGCAGTCTGCTTCTTTCTTGGGAGTATTAAATTTATTAGGAACCCTGAGCACGGTCTAACATATCAGGACCTACTGGTGACCATACTCCTTTCTCCCTGCAGATTCCGATGGGCTCTCTTTTGCTCCCTCAAGCAACCTCTTTACCATGCCCTATCTCTCATTCctttaaaccagtgatggccaaacttgcccctccagcggtttttggactacaactcccatcacccctagctaacaggaccagtggtcagggatgatgggaactgtagtccaaaaaccgctggaggggcaagtttggccaacactgctttaaatacacacacacacacatacacacactgcatGCAGGAACCCATTTTATTGTCTAGCCATTGAATTCTATTATCTTCCAAGTGAGGTCAGCAAACCACCAGTGATTTTCTGACTCCACATATTGGAGAATGTTGCTGGTGTCACTAACAAGCCTACAGGGAAAGACCAATGCATACAGTATATATGCCCGTCTCCTGGTTGCATAGCTTTCACCCATGGAAAACAGTACTTGTGTAACATTGATGTCAGAGAGAGTTATGGCAGTCCCCACAGCCATCTTGTGATTTGTTGACAGGTAGGGAGTTTCCCTGGCAGGAAGTGGAATAGGACAGTTCTGCTCTCATTTGCCAGGGCCAGTGTGTGGCTTTAGCTGTGATAGCCCAAGTCATGTCCCACTGTTACAGCTAGAATGAACAATACGATTAGCCTGTATGCTCACATACTCCATAGCAtactccagatgctttggcctacaactcccatgatccctagctaataggaccagtggtcgggggagatgggaattgtagtccaaaacatctggagggccaaagtttggggatgcctggcccataGTCTCCTGAAGGGTTCAAATTTTAATCGACTCTCTAGAAACAcaaaaggaattctgggaacttgcTTGGGGGATAGCCCTATTTTCTCCTCCCCTACATGCAAAGGTTCTGCCTGTTGGGCCTGGAAGTTGTAGCACCATACATTACATCTTGTGTTTCATGGGAATGTAGGGACGTTCCACAAGGGTCCATTCTCATAAATCAACAGAAATCAGAGGTAAATTTAGGAATTACTTCACGACACTGGAAAGCCAATGAAGTGGGGAAATAACAAACAGAAGCATCACTTAGTGACAGAGTAATCTGCATTCACAGCTGCGTTCCAACACTAATCAAAATCAAGCCCTGTCTGAGTCAAGGAGTCACTGTTGAGCGAGGGCCAGAACAGGTGCATATAGCAAAACCAATTACCTGAAAGTGCCACTGAAACACAAgcaatttaaatgcattttagcTGATTACATTGTCACTTTCAACTCTGGACCCCAATCCTTAACCCTAAATCCAACAGATATGCAGTCTGGCAGATGGCATGGCTGTCTATCAAAACAAGTTAGTTTCCCTGGTCAGATTTAGTGGCCGAGCCAAGCTACATCTTACGCCTAAGGCATAGGGTGCcattacattttcattttttatttaattaattgcaAATGCAGAGCCCCCAATAGTTATTGGAACCCAGCATGTGAGGAGGTGTATGCCTCCCTTTCCCAGTCATGATACAGACAAAAATCCCCCTTGCGTGGTGACAAGTCAGCTCCAGCTGCCGCCAAGAATGTGAAATAATGGTGTGAAAACTCTTAATGTAATGGAATTGATTTACTTGGCAAGCAACACTCGAATTGTGTGGAGCTGAAGGACCTCCAGTGTCTTCTACACAACAGCTGAAATATATGAATTGATCCTCAGACATATGTTCATTTATCACGGTATTTTTTGAAAAGTTTAGTGAGAGAAGAATAAAAATATGCTGTGTGCAGATCTGCTTTTAGTAGTCACACAATTATCTTCACATAAAACACACTCCTTATATATCAGTCATATTTTGTTTAGAGAATGAAGTCAGAaactgttggggtgggggtgggggaacagttCAAGCCAATGTGAAATGCATATGATGAAGATTCCTATAaggagagattattattattattattattattattattattattattgatttataccgcgcccttcccggttcagaaacccgggctcagggcagctatcaacaaatttaaaacacttaattgtaatacaacataaaaacagcatgaaatacagtataaaagcatgaataacaataaaattcaaagttcaaaaatcaatttgggggaaatccatccaataaacattagtcaccagggctagctggctaaattagtcctactcgggctaggaggccaggggagaattagctgtggggtcccagagcaggtactcttcataaggggggggggagaaaagggaaataaaagatcaagtTGAGTTTGaattaaaggccaggcagaatagctctgtcttacaggcccggcaGAAGGAGGTTAAGTTCTGTAGGGCCCTAGACtgatgggacagagcattccaccagctcAGAGCAATCACTGAAAAGGCGTTGGCCCTGaaggaggatagtctgacttccttagagcccgggacctctaaactatggttattcatggaccttaaggtcctctgcggggcataccaggagaggtggtcccgtaaatatgagggccctaagccacaaagggctttaaaggtcaaaaccagcaccttgaacctgaccctatactccaccaggagccagtgcaactggtaaagcactgggtgaatatgctcccatggcagggaccccgtgaggagcctcactgcagcattctgcatccgctggagtttctgggacagtttctagggcagccccgcatagagcgaattacagtagtcaagcctggaggtgaccgtcgcatggatcactgtggccagattggGGCGGGAGAGGTatgggaccaactgcttaatgcggcgaagatggaaaaatgtcacctcagctgttgctgtaacctgcacctccatggaaagggaagcGTCAAGAATTACACCTaaactcttaacggaaggcactggcactaattgggcccccgcaagagaagggagttggtccctcatccccatgccatccggacccagccagaggacctctgtcttcgaaggatttagtttCAATTGGCTCCCATGAAACCATCTagccacagcctccaagcatctggtcagtgtgtctggggctGTCGGTGTGGCCATCCATTAGCAGATAGAGCTGGGagtcatcagcatattggtgacaacccagcccaaagctctggacaatctgggcaagggggcgcataaagatgttaaaaagcattagGGAGAGGATTGCACCCTGTGGCACTCCATACAGCAAGGAAAGGCGCGGCGAcatctccctccctagcgccatcCTCTGTCCCTGACCAGAGATAatagagcacagccattgttgaGCTGTGCTCCGTATCCCCACATCGGCGAGGCAGTGGTCCAGAAGATCATGACCGACCatatcaaaggctgctgacaaatctaagagaatcagcagtcccgacctgCCTTGATCCagttgtctacggagatcatccaTTAGGGTGACCAGAGCTGTCTTGGTCCGGAAACCAGGGTGGAAactggactgaaatggatctaaagCCAATGTTTCCTCCAGAAATGCCATGGAGAACAGgtcaacaaagagtcttgtgtgacacaagactctttgttgacTTTGCTGAAAGACTAACATGGGTCTTCCTCTAGGAAGGGAGAACAGAGTAACATCCCAAACACAGAAGTTGGCCAGCCAAtaaaattgtgtttgttttgttgtttccttGTGTTGCTGCTCCTCCTGTTTTAAATTGCAAACCTCCAGAACAGAAACATACCATTTATATTTCTCTGCTCCAAGACATCCCAAGTCAGTTTAGCCAATGgccagaatgatgggagttgcagtccaacatctcAAGACTCAAGGCTGAAGAATACTGCCTACTGTAACCCAATGGGCTGACATgagtataaataaaacaatgacatTGTATTTAGCTCCATAATTTTTGCAGCTGAATAATTTTGCTTCTACCAGCCTTTTCTTTGAAGCATCAGATTGGGCTATCTCAAACAGCCACAAAAAAACAAGACTGTTTTTTAAAGCAGTGGTCTTGTTTCCATAagataaattgtacaataatattTGAGACCAATTTTTTACATTCTTATTGCTGCTCAAAGTCCCACGAGGGACGGCAGGCTGCACAACTCTTGGGGCAGAAAAATGTGGGTTTGGTGCAAATACATACATTAGAATAAACTGACAAGTTTAGAGAAAGCCCGGTCTATGAAAGATATTGATTAATTTGTTGCCAAAAATAACTTGGTAAAAATGCTAGGGTAGAGAGCTTTTTGCTCAGTGGGGACCTCCAGCCAATTACTACTGAAAACATTCAGGTGTATTGGGCACACTTAGTAAAAGAACAAGCAGCAGACTCTCTCTACAGAGAAGAGAAAGTTCTTTTGCAGCATCCAAGTAGAAGTATTATGGTCTTGTTTTGACATGAAATAATTTCCTAAGAACCAGAACTTTAATATTATAAAGTGGTAGCTGCAACCATTTGGGTTTCCCCCTTTTCTGTGTGGGGAGAATCCTTGTGAATGGGTGCTGCTGCTTTGGCTACAAAAGGATCTGCGCTTGGAGAATGAacttgccaactttgctgccacatacacccagacaacaccattactggccccaacaacatccaacataccatctcaggactatttaattgctcatcttctaacattgtgtatgccatcaaatgccaacagtgcccttcagctctctatattggacaaacaggccaaaccctacgccaaaggataaatggacataaatctgacatcaggaaccagaagacagaaaaaccagtaggagaacacttcaatctcccaggacattctatacaagatctcaaagtagctgtcttactacaaaaaaaattcagaaatagactggaaagagaagttgctgaattgcaacttatcaccaagctcaaaaccatggagggacctggtttgaacagagatatcggattcttatctcattatacatgataagcgatcttcagccatctcaacccttgctttttcatgcaaaaccatttgcagtcgtttgcggtcatcaacagctatcagtcagtcaatcacccatttccaccacccttctgagtgatcccccctccccatcccttctctacataagtgcctggaaacttccatttcactgtatctgaagaagtgtgcatgcacacgaaagctcataccaaaataaaaacttatttggtctttaaggtgctactgaaggaattttttttattttgccacatCAGTGTATAGGATGAAAACGTGCAGTGTGAATTGACAATAGCTATTTTCTGACCTCATTTGAAGCTGCATGATAATATCAGCACTGAAACTGGAATGGAAATCTAGAGGAAGCAagctgtgaatgtggccttctGTTTATAGTTAAGCATCTTTTTTGCTGATGCGACAGAGTCTATCAACAAATTATCACAGAGAACATGAAAGGGCTTAGAAACTCTTTTGTAGCTTTTAAAAAGGGGGCTGGTGGATAATAATTAGATTACAAATAGGCTTTTAAAGAGTTCTTGCCAAAGGCTTGTTATGCTAAATTGGTGGAACTGTTTTGTTAATGCAATAAGCAAAATGTTGTTTTATGTTACAAATTAGGCACTGCcttttgataattttcaaattaAACAAATCTTCTGCCTAATTCATGAAACTGGAAACATTACTACTTCAGTCACATAACCTCTGCCTAATTCCTAAGATTAGTGACACCTTTGCCTAATTTGAGATCTAAACAAAGCTTCCGTCAGTTTTGTAAAATTGAACGGAGCAAAACTTCTGCTTGACTTATAAATCTGCCACCTCACTGCATgattaattaaataaacaaagttTTAAAGGAAATGGCAATTTCATCAAAACAAAAGTGAAATGATGTGAAAGATCCATGACTATAAttttccactttttttaaaaaggcacccaCACAGGAAAATGAATTGGATTGGGACTAAAGCATGGGGAGAGATGTTGTTAGCTCTTTCCCACTACAGTGTTTTTCCCAGTTAAAATGCCCTTCCTTGAGCAGTTTCGTTTCCTATGGGGAAAATGCAATTTCAGAGGAGGGTTGTTTTAACTGGGAAAACACAGGGGAAAGGATTAGAATGTCCCTCCCCAGATCCACTGATTCacaattttaatttaaacaacAGAGGATCCTAATTATGGATCTTCAGAATTGTGTCTAGTTTCAGTCAAAACTAGACATTAATTTGACACCAGACTGCAAATTTTATCAGACAGTAATGTATCAATTTCTGAGCGTTTCATAGGCAAGACCTAGGCATTGCTCAATTTATGAATTAGATAAAGATGGCACCTAATTTACAAATTAGGCAGAAGCATGGAAGCATTCTGATTTGATTCTAATTCTGCAAGTCCTCTGCAAGTCCTGGAGTTAAAGCCCCTGAACAAAGGGTTCATGGCAAAACAACCATCAGTAACAGATGAGTGCATAGGAAAGCCTGAGGGAGCAACCAGAAAAGCAGTCTGATAAAAAAATAACAAGCTCCATGATGAACCAGGGCAAAGATCAGAAGTGGCAGAGCAAAACCAGGAAGCAGATACTAAAGAATGGACTATATAGCTCAAGATGGAAAGTACAGGCCAACTCTTGAAAGCCAAAGTCCTCTGCTTCAGGTCACACTGGTTCTGTCTACTTAGTGGCAGGCTGCAGAAGAAAAGGAGGCAGATAGAGGCATTTTTCACAAGCTTTTCTCAATTCATGAAACAACCACATACCTCTAAGCTGCCCCGAGAGCCAGATCATCAGGGCTGTTACCAGCTATCATGCTAAAAATCAGCTTACTTAGAAGAGAAAGGAACCTAAGAATCTCCATGAGTAGAATCTCTTGTCCTGGTGTCTCCTTATTTCTTATACTGATTTCGCTGCCAACTACGTGTTCAATACCCTTCCAGTTTCCTGACCTTCTGCTGCTCTCTTAGTGCACCTGTTTCCTGTTCTAAATTGCACCAAGCCCCAATGAGACAAACAAGAGCAGAGTGGGATCTGGTTTCCCAAATATGTCAGATAACCAGCAATAACACTGTTAGCTGGGAAAGCAGCATGCTCTACATACAACTACCGGTAATAAAGAGTAGGTAGGATTTCATGCAAAGGTATCTAATATTAGCTTGAAAGTGCACCAACACTTCAAAAAGAACAGTTCATCTCAAAACCAACTTCTTTGTGCCATTAAGAGGATCTGCTTATCCTGGTTGCTGTGTTTTCCATCTGAATTTCAGACATATGGAAAACTCAGATATGACAGCTTGAATTCTGAAATACAATGCATGGATCGTTTTTTGAATGCCTTGAAAAGAAGATAGCTTTAAGAACTGTAGTATTAAGACAGAATACATTATTAAAGTAAATGAAAACAAGGGGTGATATCCAAGGGCACAATCTAAATTACTCAACACCATGGGTATGGCTTTGGGGAGCAGCAGAATAATTGCTGCATCTGCAGACCTGATCTTCATGGTGGCTGCAGCTGAAAAGTGGGGAAGCACAATTGGGCTTGGATCATGCCCAGTGCTGTCACACAATGGCAGCAAGGCTGGCCTGGGATTCAGCCTCCTTCCCCTTGAATGCCTTGTTTTGGGGCTTTCTGTTGTATGATGATGCCTTATATACCTGTAGACCTTGTATTCGAGcaagtcctgcagccaagcaggtgccaaatttctctgctttcctttggaccatatcagcgaagtcaagaggggggtcttgtctggGCAACGCATATGCCCATATAACAGGTGGAAGGGGGAGATCAGCACTGATGGAAATGATGATGGCATCAATCTGGTGGCAGCAGCTGGCAGGAGGCTGTCTGAGCCAGGAAAGCAGGGAAGAGGGACAACTCTGCCTAGCCAAGTTGCCTCAGCCAGGCATAAGGGTAGTGGTGGATTGCTTTGTCTATCATACTTAGAGtaaactcactgaaatcaataggtttTTGCAATGAGCAGGAATCTTAAAGCAAAGTGATGCAGGTAAGATTTATCAAATATCCGAAATCACTAGATTCAAAAGTGAAACATTCTAAATCCTCTCATATCTAAGCATTAAAGCTGCAGAAACTTTACCCAACTTTTGGTGAAATAATTTGATCCTTGAAATAAATGTTTGTGGAATTTTATCACCCATATTTCTAATTTTGTCATATGAATGAGTAGAACCAAAACTATAGCTTGACTCCTTTGGCAAACATGAAATGCATCTATAAGCCAACCCCGTATTTTCTAACATAAAAAATCGACAAAAGGTTGTAATAAAACGATAAACAGCAAGTATGTTCCTAACTTTGGATAAGACACTGTAACAGAATATTCACAATTAATTTCAAGAGGTCTAAATTTGTTGCTGACTCTGGAACTGGGAGATTTGGTAGTGTCTGGCTCTTCAAGCTTTTGATTTCTGATGAAATTTCTGCAGCATTTAACCCATTCtcatattttaaagcaaaatccAATAATATCACCTCAcattatctatctatataaataaatataaatgctatttttgtaaaataatatgTATAACATAAATAAGTATTTTGGGGGCCCCTCAATTAAGGCACCTGGGGCAATCCCCTAACCAACTCACCATTCCTTATTCCAGCCCAGCATATGAAAGTCTTGTTAGAATGCAATAAAAATCTTTAGACGTGTAGTTTTTAGTTTCAAATTTTGCTCTGTGCACTAAAGACGTCCCTAAAGATTATGAAAGTTCCAGAACCGGGGATACTGGGGACACATGAATCTGTGCACAAACATAAGTGGCatgggaggtggaggaggtggaggtggaggtggaggaggaggaggaggaagaggaagaggaagaggaagaagaagaagaagaagagtagtttggatttgatatcccgttttatcactacccggagtctcaaagtggctaacaatctccttttccttcctcccccacaacaaacactctgtgaggtgagtggggctgtgaCTAGcgaaaggtcacccagcagctgcatgtggagaagcggagactcgaacctggttcaccagattacgagtctaccgctcttaaccactacaccacattggccatGGGTCACACTATAAAAGTTATATCCGTGAAAAACCCTAATACATAAATTTGAGGAATATATTCAGGTCAGTACTTTACTACATTATACTCTGACTGGATCCTTTATaaccccgccctgcccccagccCCGCTCTGGAAAAATACTATCAAGACAACCAAGTCTGTTGCCCTGAATTTTGTGCTCTCAAAATTCTGAAGTAgccaatacagtcaaaccttggtttgtgaCTGCCTCCGTTTgcaaccgcttcggtttccgaccaccgcggacccagaagtgtttacatccgggttccgcggtgctcggatgcgcagaagcgatctgcgcagcgcgtgccTGCGCAAATGTGCTCTATCGGCGAGCGAGCAATTTGAGCGACCGCCTCCACGTAACGgattgcggttgcaaaccgaggtaccactgtactgcttcttTAAAAGTATGCTAGTTACTGTGTCGGCCTGTGTACTTTGGCTACTTAAAAAGCATAAATTGGATTTAGGCTGCCTTCAAGCATTTCTTAACACAATCCAAGGTTTAGGACAAATCATGAAATTAGACATCAGACTTCTTCCCTGAAATAAAAGATTGCCTGTAAATAGTTGAAGGGCAGCAGGTTTTTCTCTGTTATAGTCACCACAAACATACACAGTACAATTTACAATGGACTAGAAGACCAACCATGACAAATCTTTGTATATAAGTGAAACTGATActgtggcatgagctttcattTCCACCCTCCTTTCAAGCTTCCATTGTAAATACTGTCATAAGGAAAAACCTTAAGATCAAGGTAAGGGCAACGCACTGGAAGACACTGGTTGCTATGTGGAAAGGATTCTTCcaggagagggaggcaggcaggtaggtAAAGATAACACCGGGAGCCTGTTCCCGTTCCAGCTGAAGCATCTCTTCTCCTTCCACAGGGTCATCGGCCACCAACCACCCCGTGACAAGGAGCCTGATAACTTGTTATATTTTTGATATtgtttattctgattttattaatgtattttgatgttcaCTGTAAGCCTACTTGGAAATATATGTGTCAGGAAAGTCAGGATAAACAGTAagtataataaacaaacaataaatagtaAGCTATTCAACAGCCAATCAAATAACACTGATTAAGGCGGACTGAAAAGCACAACATACTGTTTTCTTAAATGACAAAATCTAAAAAGCCAAAACATAAAATGCGGAAGGATGGCTGAGAGACTCTTTCTCATTTATCAGAACAATAGGAGTCCCACATATCTATTCACAGTTGAATGATTAAGTTCAATGAAATATCAGTGTCTCTTAGTGTGAgtgtgtatgtatacacacaaGGGAAATTCACCACCGTTCCACCTGACTGTTGTAATCCTCAGTAACAGCTAGtgtttctgcttcctcttctttttgccATTCGTGGACCTTCTGTTCACGCAAAAATTTTCGCTCCTCTCGTCGTTTTTGGCGATTTAGTTCATGTTCTTCTTGCTTAGCATACTGAAAGCGCTGCAGAAATAGGTCTTTAGCGTATTCATACAGCTGCATATCCAGGAAGTTCAGCTCTTCGATACGCTTCCGCACTGACTCACTGATATCCACATTAGAGGCTCGAGTGATATTGTACTGAGTGAACGGAGAGATGAACTCCAGGTTAAATGTCCTCTCAAAGAGATATTGAGTTTTTCTCTGAAATTCTGTAAGCCCAAAGAAGGCCATGTTTTTCAAGTTGTTCTTGGCGCTTTGCAGAAGGATCATGTTTCTTTCACTTTCATTCATAAAGGTCAAATTGTAACATCCAACCAGGCTGAGGTCTGCCAGCATGCGCACCTGCCGACTGTTAGCCAAATTATGGCCACAATTCATGAATTCCTGCAAGCTGACCCCAGACCAGTCATCCCCTCGGTAACACATAGGCAGTTCCTCTGGTGTCGGGCTCCTCCCGTCACACATGTGGAGGGAAGTCTTCCATGTTGCACCCCTTTGAACATGTTTCCATTCACTCAAGTACCGTGACACAGGGTCTCTCAGCATTGTGATGTAATAGAAGTTCCTGAAAGaattaagaaaagaaattaaGGTTTCAGGGGTGTGTTGCTTCCTTTAATTAGTCAATTATTAATTGAAGAACATCAAAGAAATGTCTGGAATTGGATATGTTTGACACTGGAATATGATATCACTCAGATAATCTCATCTGTAttactattttctttctttataagaTTTCTTATCTACCCCACACCTTAAGATTCCAGAGTAGG
This window contains:
- the LOC132591101 gene encoding heparan-sulfate 6-O-sulfotransferase 3-like; translated protein: MLRDPVSRYLSEWKHVQRGATWKTSLHMCDGRSPTPEELPMCYRGDDWSGVSLQEFMNCGHNLANSRQVRMLADLSLVGCYNLTFMNESERNMILLQSAKNNLKNMAFFGLTEFQRKTQYLFERTFNLEFISPFTQYNITRASNVDISESVRKRIEELNFLDMQLYEYAKDLFLQRFQYAKQEEHELNRQKRREERKFLREQKVHEWQKEEEAETLAVTEDYNSQVERW